The genomic region GGTACTTGAGAActtacactgaaaaaaaaaaaaaaaaacgcttcaCACGTCAATGGCAAACAGTACTGGCAGGAGCACTGGAAGGGATGAGATTCCATCTCGGATCCTAATGGGATGTGTCTTTGTGCTGCTTATTTTGTGGACGCTATTTGGAAACTTCACCGTTTGCGCAGCAGTTTTGCGATTCCGACATCTGAGAGTCAAAGTCACAAATATCTTTATTGTTTCCCTGGCTTTATCCGACCTGTTGGTGGCCGTATTGGTGATGCCCTGGAAGGCGGTCGCTACGGTCTTGGGTCACTGGCCATTCTGGAAATTCTGTAACACATGGTTGGCTTTCGACATCATGTGCTCTACAGCTTCCATTCTTAATCTCTGTGTAATTAGTCTGGACCGTTACTGGGCCATCTCCAGTCCGTTCACATACGAAAGAAACATGGACAAGAAAATAGCCCTCATTATGGTCAGTATGACATGGACCGTGTCAGGCGTCATCTCGTTTGTCCCAGTTCAGCTTAACTGGCACAAGGCAGAGCAAGAGACAACTGAAGTGGTGACAAGCCAAACTATTGATAACTGTGATCCGAGTCTTAGCAAGACGTACGCTATATGGTCCTCGATGATCAGCTTCTATATTCCTGTGGCTATTATGATTGTTACTTACACAAAGATCTATCAGATTGCTCATAAGCAAATACAAAAGATATCCTCTTTAGAACGCGCCGCTGAGCATGCTGTTAACTGTACATCTAGCGAGTTTCCTTGTCCCCACCCGAAAGCAGTAAAGTTGTCAAAAGAAACCAAACTCCTCAAAACGTTGGCCATCATAATGGGTGTATTCGTGTGCTGTTGGTTCCCTTTCTTTGTCGTGAATTGTACGGTGCCGTTTTGTCAGGAGCCACAGAATGACGAAccaaagtgtgtgagtgagacgaCGTTTGAAGTGTTCATGTGGCTTGGATGGTGCAACTCATCTTTGAATCCGATCATTTACGCGTTCAACACGGACTTCAGGGAAGCATTCGCACGCCTTTTGGACTGCTGCGGCGTCTGTGGCAGCGAACCACCGGGGACACTGGTCATGAGCCAACATGCGTCCAACAATCAGAACAGTTCGTTGAACCTTGCTGTTTCATATGTTAACATGGGGCTGTATATTCAACCTGCGTAGAGGTAATATACTGCGATCCCTATCCCGATGTGAACATTTCCCCAGATAGGATAATTTTAACTTttcagcagtaggcctactgtatgtcagtgGTAAACTTTATACATCCTTTATAAAGTTTATCGAGGATCAATTTATGCGCATTTGGAGACAGCAGGAAGTCACCAACATCGTAGGCTACCTGCCCCATGTGGAGCAATAGTCTATTCTATAAGCACACCCTTAGCAATAAAGTTTTCAAAAAGAATAGTTCTTCGTTCCAGTTCCAATTACGGAAAATCAGTCGTTGAACTTGAATGGGACTGTTGTGCCCGGCGTTTGCCTACCGCTTTACTGCATCTTTGATGTTCCATTAGCATTCCCAGTGATGCAGCCTCTTTGCGAGCCGAGCCCACCTTCATAAATAATTGGCTATTTCACTTTTATGAAAGGGTCGGTGCTTCTGTTTCACTGAGCGCATACAGAGAGCCCAGTCATGCACTGTGTCAGAGCGGAACTTCCGTGAGGTCGGGGTGTTTGCGTTGTCTTTGTTGACATTCATGGTTGGATATTGGAGAGCACCTCAGATGACGCCTGAATTCACATACATTGCTTTTTGCTACCGGGCTACATTTTGACATGTAAAATCATTCCAAACACATGCTTGGGCAGCTTTAACTGTGATCTTTTGAAATATGCATGAAAATGTCTTTCTACATTTCTATGGGTTACAGTGTGCATTGAACATGTGATTAAGCGAAACGGGCCTTACAGAGTGTTGTTATTTATTCAGGATCAGCCATTTCGGTGTCAGAAGAAGAGACATGAATAAACCATGCAGATTActatttttgtgcatgtgtgtgaaataaatTATGTTGCATAAACACGAAAcatgaaaaatgtatttgactGTTGCATTTTATTCATTTCAGCTCACTTTTTTATTTAGTGTTATATATTAAACATAAATGTTTATCAAAATAATGTCACAAATATCAAAGTAATGTCACAAATGCTGTCCTGCTCTTATTAAGCTGTAGTATGAATGAAATAACCTCTACGCTTATAGATCTGAACATTTCAAACTTGAAACATTCTACTGACCTTATCCTTACCTGTTATTGATTTGAACATTGTCAGGGGATGAGTCAGTCAGTAGTACATTATTACGAAACTGGCCTATTTTCATTCTtgtgaaacagaaaaaaataaacagtgcCAGGTCCTGGTCAATATAAAACCCCCTCATTGTGGACCATGGACAGTTAATATTTGGGATTCATTATGCTAAGAGAGACTGTTCTGCTGAGTTGCCTTGCACTGGGACTCTGTGCAGCGGCTGACTGTAGTAAGACCCTCATGTACTATTCAGgctgttattttattattattttattttactatttCATTATTCATTTGAAAAGCCAAGAGATGCTGCTGTGAAAGGATCActgcaaaaatgtaattttttttgttgccaaTATTTCTTCTTAGATACAACTACCCATGACCTTCACAAAAATCTGAATTTAAAGAGACATCATGCCAAGATGAGAATTATTGGCCAGAGCTGCAAGGAAATTAAAGACACATACAATGTGGATGAAGGTAAATAATCACATATGACACGTCGCAAGGTGTTATGTCTTTTGCATACCTGTCCTGTTAACATTTTATAAAGACGTGAAAGTTACTGTATATCTTAACTTATTTTTCTGTGAGTGCTTCTCAAACCATCTCATAAAGTTCCCCAAGAGGAAGAGGTCTTTTCATTGCTTGTACAGCTAATATAAAGACCAGGAGCATGTCTCCTTAGACATGTAAATTAAGGAGGATGCTAATCAGATAaccaaaaatgttttgttttttaatagaCGGCATTTACTACCTTATCACTGAAAGTGGTGTCGTCTACCAGACATTCTGTGACATGACCACAGCGGGTGGAGGCTGGACCCTGGTGGCCAGTGTTCATGAAAACGACATCCTGGGAAAGTGCACCCGGGGCGACCGCTGGTCAAGTCAAAATGGAGATGACCCCAGCAAACCAGAGGGGGACAAGACCTGGGCCAACAGGGTTATTTTTGGAACTGCAGAGGGTGCCACTGATGACGATTACAAGGTACcttgaaaaaaaacatacttgGATTTTTATTTGATCTACATGTGATATTTTGAAGACAATCATAATAGTTATATTAGGATTCTCAGTCTCTATTGAGGACCAACAATAGTCTGCAGATTGTAGGACTCTCAGTTTGTGTCTGCCGTTATAAACAGTTAAATGTCTTCCGAGATGCAACCTCCGTTGGATATGCTATTAAGCTTAGGATGACAGAACGAATGAGCTGCAGAGTCAACATTATCACACCACAATAAGAGGATTACGGTGAATAAAACTGGGTCAATATATTGTGCATTTCGTGCAATAGAGTTCAAAATGTCAGTGACATCTGTGTGCAGTCATCGGGTCATGGAAGGATTTATAACTAATAATTTATAAGTAGTTCTCCCTGTCCCTTTGTGACAGCATAACACTGATTAATATTGGGGCTTTAAAGTAGGGCAGCAATGTGTGCCTACATTTGCAGTCACGAGACAAACGGGTCACCCAAACACGGATAATAAAAAGAGTGTTATGAGAGCAGAGATTCAGAACAGACATTTAAAGACATAATTGTTGCTATTGTTCTGTCATATATTGTGTAAAAAAGGGCCAACAACTTCAGATCAACCAGTCGCCTCAGACACAACCATTTCTTAACCTTCTCTCCACAGAATCCTGGGTACTACGACATTAAAGCCAAGGACGTCTCTATATGGCATGTACCAAATAATGAAGAACCTGGACTTTGGTCCAACTCCTCTATTCTGCgctaccacacagacacacatttcctCGATAAATATGGAGGAAATCTTTACCATTTATTCAAGGTACAAACCTTAACATCCACTGACATGAActgataggctacatgtatTTCAGTGTAAAGCATGGCACTGTTAAAGTTATTCATTCTGCTTCTTGAGATCTAGACCATGTATCTGAACATTTGAACTATGTAAAATACAGAAACATTTAAGTCAGTGGCATACAGTTTGAGGAATATCTACAAACATCTGAATGTAATCATATACAATtgttacacagacacatgtcCAGGACTCATAGATTAGAGATCT from Alosa alosa isolate M-15738 ecotype Scorff River chromosome 1, AALO_Geno_1.1, whole genome shotgun sequence harbors:
- the itln1 gene encoding intelectin-1; the encoded protein is MLRETVLLSCLALGLCAAADCNTTTHDLHKNLNLKRHHAKMRIIGQSCKEIKDTYNVDEDGIYYLITESGVVYQTFCDMTTAGGGWTLVASVHENDILGKCTRGDRWSSQNGDDPSKPEGDKTWANRVIFGTAEGATDDDYKNPGYYDIKAKDVSIWHVPNNEEPGLWSNSSILRYHTDTHFLDKYGGNLYHLFKLHPVKYGMGECKGGSGIPIPVIYDEGDKESTSELYGSAVRDEFEPGFVTFRVFNSDKAPMAICSGIKPTGCQPQYYCIGGGGYYPTGTLVLCGDFNAFDWTIFGGAGQHKAAQKMIDASMLLFYR
- the LOC125302238 gene encoding D(1B) dopamine receptor, whose protein sequence is MANSTGRSTGRDEIPSRILMGCVFVLLILWTLFGNFTVCAAVLRFRHLRVKVTNIFIVSLALSDLLVAVLVMPWKAVATVLGHWPFWKFCNTWLAFDIMCSTASILNLCVISLDRYWAISSPFTYERNMDKKIALIMVSMTWTVSGVISFVPVQLNWHKAEQETTEVVTSQTIDNCDPSLSKTYAIWSSMISFYIPVAIMIVTYTKIYQIAHKQIQKISSLERAAEHAVNCTSSEFPCPHPKAVKLSKETKLLKTLAIIMGVFVCCWFPFFVVNCTVPFCQEPQNDEPKCVSETTFEVFMWLGWCNSSLNPIIYAFNTDFREAFARLLDCCGVCGSEPPGTLVMSQHASNNQNSSLNLAVSYVNMGLYIQPA